From the genome of Solanum dulcamara chromosome 12, daSolDulc1.2, whole genome shotgun sequence:
ATTATGTATAAAGTATAAATGAAACTGAGCATCTAAGACAAGAACTTCTGTTTCATGCTTAGTCTTTGGAAGAACCAAAAACAATGTCATGTCAGGATAAACCATGGATGCATTCtctttttcaaataatttatatGTTGTATCTTTCAGGCAATTAATGTTTGACCATTTTTCTCTTCCTGCATCAAATGTTTTACTGGATCACTCAAGATTAAAGAACAACGCTACTTATGACTCTTCCAAAATATCTACCGTTGCGAGGTCTGAGATGGTGCCCATAGGTAGCAGATGACACACAGCAGTCCAAAGGCGAGAATATCCCAGAAAGCAGTGATGATCCAACTTCCCTGCCACCTCTCATTGAAGGGATCTGTTGCTTTGAAGTAAACCTGCAGGAAAGGACTAGACGATTTAAGCTTTGCAGGTTGCGGGAATCCCCAAAACATTCATCCAGGATTAAAGAGAAGACCATTAACACTCAGCATACTTGGATATGATGATGGGGAAAACTGAAATACAACAGATCAACAAATGGAGCTGGTAATAGAAGTTTCTTCTAAAACAAACTCCATCTTCCAAGAGATTACTGGTGCCATAGATCAAACAGATtggaactttttttttcttttcatacacTAAACCCCACTCCGCAAAGCCCCTCCACTTCTCCAGTTGCCAACATGGCTTTCCACTAGCCCCTTGGAGAATCAAACCCCAAATCTCATGATTCTAGGTCATTTCGACAGGCTATCTCTCTCTTGTCAACAGGGCAAAGAAAGATACTTTGAGGAGAAGATCTGACAGAATGATCAGTTCCACCCCGAAGAAGAATAGCAACCACAAGGGCATACAGTACTTGGTAGTTCTATAGCTTACTAGGTAATGATCTTTTATGGGCAACTTGTAGTGGAAAATAATCACGGACTTCCAAGTATCTGACCGACAGAAGAAATTCTATGGAATGGGTTTCTGTTTTCCTCAAAACAAAATACATTTGAATACCGAAAGCTGGGGTATAAAATGGTCATAAAGAAACCTACTTCTCTTTGGATTACTTCGAACAATATATTCCCATTGAAAAATCTAGAAATTACCCCAAAACTAACACACATCACAAAGCAGTTGAAACAATATTTCCAAGTACCTTTAAAATCAACATTACTGAGAACCAAcctttaatattaattattagctatattgactacaactgattGTACGATTTCTCTTGTGATGGTTGAACAATTTTTCTCTGTTTCGAAGACAGCCTTGAAGCGCCAGACCAACTGACCCTATCAAGCCTTTTCCAGGAAAAATCATAGCCAACTAGGCCTAAATTATAACAAgctttaattaaattaatggaaCTGTATAGTCTGTATAAGAGATTCCTACCTTCTTCATCCCATAGCACTAAATAACTTGGCCCAGGATTTGCTTTGAAATTAGGTTCTAAATGCACAATTCGGTATGAGAAACTATGACTTGAGTATCTTTCCATAGATGGGTCAACAATTGTTAGCTTATCTGAAACAAATATTCGTCTCCTAGGTGGCATTACGCCAAAAGCACAAGAGATTTATCAAAGAGTGGTTCCTATATTATACAGTTTCCAGCAACTACTCAGAAAATAACCACACAGTTCAAATATTTcactcaacaacataccaatgtgatcccacaagtggggtctgggagggtagagtgtacgctaACCTTAACCCACCTTGCGTAAGGTTGAGAGTTTGTTTCCGATAGATCCTCAGCTCAAGAAAAGTGTTTTCAATAATAGGTTTGAAAAATACCAGAGTGAAGAAGCAATGATGAAAATACTAAGGAAAAGGAAAGTATCTAAAGTAGAAAAGCAAAATTAGTAGGATAACCAAAGATAATACAAGAACAATTTTGATAGTATTGATAAGAAGAAGAGGGAGCAAAAGGTGATTCAACTAGAATCATCCTCTCCCGCAAAGAATAGAGAAATCATTCGGCTACCAACTAACTTTCTATCCTAATCCTCGACCTCCATGCTCTCTTCAAGGGTCATGTCCTTGGTGAGCTAAAGATGCGTCAAGTCTTGTCTAATTACTTCACCCCAATTCTTCTTCggtctacctctacctctccttAGACCTACCACTACCATCCTCTCACACCTACTCACTCCTCACTGGAGCTTCTGTActtctcctcttcacatgcctaaaccatctcaatctcatTTCCTTCATCTTGTCCACCACGGAGGTCACTCCACCCTTGCCTCGTATATCTTCGTTGCTAATCTTAtctctcctagtatgcccacataTCCATCTTAGCATGCTCATTTTCGCTACTTTCATCTTTGGAATGTgtgagttcttgattgttcAATACTTTAACCCATGCAACATAGTTGGTCTAACCACTCTATAGAAGGTACTTCAAGtcttggtggcacattcttatCACATAGGATTTCAGATGCAAGccttcatttcatccacccCGCTCTAATACGATGTGCGACATTATCGTCGATCTCCCCATTTCCTTGTTATATTGAGCCAAGATAGGGATGACTAAATATTTCCTCTCTTGGGGATGACTAATTTATATTTCTGAAGACAGAGAAATCTTTCTGGATCCACTTAATTCACTTGGTGCAAGGCTCAAATCTGTGACTTACATCACAAGTACCTTAACCATTGTCAATTGAACTAAGCCTTTGGAGCAATCGGGCAGCATGACATTTAGTGAACCTTTTAAACAAGGGAATTACAATAAACCCAATTTCTATACGTACTAAATAAATTCCTAATTCATGAAGCAGTGGACTGCACTTCAATTCAAGAAAGTTTTTAAGGGGTACATATATGCACATATCAAGCCACTTTCAAATCATTAGGTAAATTTAATTCCTCATGCTTTAAAAGTGGATTGGTATGTGCATAGGTTACCAAATTGTAACAAGCTACTCTTCAGAAAGAACACAAAACTTATAGGACAAGCCTCTAAGTAGTTATATCATGGTGATCAAATTAAAAagacttattgatttgatttctAAAGTTCATGCATCAAACACAAACCTCATATCCTATCCATGCAACTGAAGCAATGACAGTGATTGCTAATGCATTTGAAAATTGTCTGTAAATATCCAACTTCACAGAACTCCTCTTTGCCTGAAGAAAACAAGTCTTGTGAGAATCAGACATTTTATGAGTAAAAAAGGAGATGAGGCATTTGCAAGATGTAGTTGTATACAGTTTCAATAAAAACACTAAGATGATACCTGCAGCTGCTCCAGTGTCTTTGAAAGAGAAGTGAAAATCCATAAGATCAAAAATGCATCTAATAATGCATCAGGAAGGACCAACAGGATTCTTGCTCGCCCTGCAATGTCATTTATTGTACCAACGTATTCGCTACTGTTTAGCAATATAGATGCCACAAAATAAGTTATTCCAAGAAGGAGCACCTTTGTGGTGAGACCACCAAGGGTAGGGCGAACAACACCATAACCCATTGAGATAGAAAGAATAAGAAGGCGTGAAACAGTTTTCCTTGTGGCTccaattgaaacaacccaagtCGTGAGTCCCACAGGCCTTGCACCAGTATTGTTGAAATAAGCAtaatcaaaataccaaaatatcatctccAATAACCCAAGGGCAATAACTCCAGTGATGCAGTACTGGAGCGGCAGAACGTCCTGCCGGTGTCTGACATACTGAAGACACCAGCTTGCAGCGAGAAGTATATATGCTACGGTCATTATAGCATAAAACTTCATTAGGGGCGACATTCGACCAGGCAAATATCCATCAGGATTTTTCCATACTGTCCTCCCAGATACCTTCATTCCCTTAAGCTTAGGATCACAGGAGATGAAGAAGAGGTTATACATCCCCGTCTTTTTTATGTAAAcctccttcttcttcaattGGACTAATAATTGTTTTCCTCTAAAGTTTACATTCAACACCATTGGCCAAGTAGCATCAGTCACTGAAGGTGTTCTAATGACTTCCCCTTGCTTGCAACCTTCAAGTTTAGCAAGATCAGCAGTGCAACAAATGGACCTTTGCCCACCATATGGCGAACCACCAATATTGTCACGATCTGCAGCCTCAAATATTATGATTTGAACCAACCCACTATTATACGACATAGTTGGATGCTGGTCTGCAGCTGCTTTGCTCCTCCAAAATGTGATATTCTCAAACCTTCACATGTTCAAATCATCAGATACTAATGCAATAGGTTACAAACAATGTCACTGAGCCCAACACCCATGCCCCCACCCCACCCAAAAAAAAGTAACAGTAATAACAgtgcttattttattttgtcctCACAAGCTAATTTCAGAAAGATGCTCCAATTCAATATGTTCATCTTTCTCTCACGTATATTTTAGAAGAATCATTTTACTGTGCATATTGCATCATATTTTCCATTGACAGCATTGATTTCCAACTCTAGCCATTATATCTTACCTACACTGTGTAATATACCATGGATCCAGCCAGTCAAACAACTTCAATAACTAGACCATAGTCaactcaaaactaagatactCCCTTTGTCCAATTTATAATGGAACTACTACTATTTAGGAAGTCAAACAACTTCCATTTTACTGTGATATTTTAAACATTGCTAGATATTTTAACCATATGGATATGTGATATCTCCTACTTCTTATATAGTTAAAGATAGAGattctttttaattaaaaaattaggaACTAATGTCTGAATTCACAACAAAAGTGTGATATGTAGACTCTCAAACATTTTTTGGGGATTCTCATATTCTGTTCTATGTCATTCCTTTTTGGGACAGAGGGTGTATCTAATTTGCTCGAACTCTTTTGAATTGACTTTAATCTTGACTCAACCTCCCTACTTCCCATTTAAGGGGAGAAAACCTTGGCACCAGCATGTTCTATCTGGCATTTTTTAGCAGCAGTAAGTTCCACCTGTGTCCTGCTATCTAATCTTATAGACAGCTTAGCCATAGTGAAATCCAACCTCTAAAGTCAGCCTAAAACAACAAAAAGATTTAATCTTACTGTATATGAGTAGCTTCAATCGTGGAATTTTGTGTTTGTAAAATTGTACAACTCAAACATCCATGACAACTCAAAAATCTATCTAGCAGTACTGTCCCTTAAACTGCTCCAACATCGCAATAGATCTTTGGGAGATTTAACAATAAGTGCAGACCAAATATCAATTTAGATCTGACCATCTTTCCATAAAATTTGTGGGTAATCTATCACACACACATAAACCTGCAATTACATATCAACCAGCTATCAAAGGTGGATCTAAGATTTAAAGGCAGTGGTAATGATGTACCTAAGGTCAGTGGTTACAGTGTACATAACAGATATACACTTGCAATTATGACTGAACCAGCTATCAAGGTGGATCCAAGATTTAAAGTTGCGTAATCCTGGATCCAGTATTTAAGCTTTTAGGTGGATCTAGGATTTAAAGTAATGCAGTATTCCTCTTCttcttattgtatatatatggtTTGTTCGGGTGGGAGGTGGTAGGGGTGATCAAgctttttttttagaattatatATAATAGTTCTAAAAAAAACTCTTAATAGTATCTTACTCAGCTTGATCACCCCGACTAACTCCCCCCAAATCAAACCAGAACTTGGGAGTTGGGACAGATGGAAACAATGTCCCTCAACTGGATTTAGACTTTGATTCCTAAGGTTGCCATTCCAATTCTTGAATGCATATATACACAGACACATATATAGTTGGAGCTCAAGACTAATTGAAGAGTTCACCTGATATAAGAGAGCCCATCATGGGCCGTAGAACGAAATGGGCGACGCGGCGGAGGAATGAAGCGGGAGGAGGCGAAGCCTTCACTTCCGCCGGAGACAAGGTAAGCATTTCCGACTTCTCTGAACAGATCTCTGTCATAGATGTGAATTGAGGATTCCACTGATCTGAAGTGTGATAATAGTATTGCGAGAGTAGGCAGTAGTTGTAGTGCAGTGACTAAACACTGAACTGAAATGCAAGCCATGGATGAAGGCGCAAATCCAGGCGATGAATTGAGAGAGGATGGAGAATAGATCAACGAGTTTGGTGGAGGTTGAGTAAGAGAGGATATCGGAATTTTAAATCGGTTACCGGTGAAGATATTGGTCTTACGCGCCTGTAAAGCGTGTGCGGTCCACCAGATCTGGCTGCAATTAGTGAACGATCAGACAGTGTTTATTGATAATTGGCGGCTTAAACTTAAAGCAACGtactctcttttctctctttttttgctgttttttttaatcttcttcTTTTAAAAGGTTGGTGTGTCGCACCTTTATCTCCAAAGTAATTGTCACGCAATGTTATCGAACTAGTAAGAATTTGAGAGCTTAAGTTATAATTGTGAACATAATTTTCATTTCACATTTTAAAAACTTCTCAATTAGCcttctttttttccatttttcaaTCATCTCGAGCCATTTTGCAACTTCATTTTCTTGTATTTCTTGTTAGAGTTCTCTAGCATTCGTCATTTTTTTGATTGGCCCTCTCcatatttccatattttctttatgACTCTGCTCAGGTATGTTATATGTCTTCCAGTCCTTTCCCTTCTTTAGAGAATTTGTCTACTATTCATGGTAGTTTTGAAGCGCTTATTCCCTTATTATTGGTTGTTTCCACTATTCAGGAGGATTTTATTGATGTGGGGGGCTCTTTGGTAAAGAGGAAACGATCAAATAAGGGTGAGCTTCATGAGCCCATTATAATTGAATCATCCCTCAAAAGTGGTTTTTCAACAATAATTGTGCGTCCCGGtcacacatcaaaatcaagtcATTGATCTTAGCAAATTAGTTGGTAATTTATTAGTGTGTGATCCAGCCGAGTCGTTTGTTAGGTGTGCCAGGGGACAACACAGTCTGATTCTTACCCTACGGAAAATGATTGAATCACCAATCAGAGGACAAGTTTCTCCTCGTCTACACTAACCTCTTCACTTTGTGGTTCACGTCTCTTATTAATGATGTCATTCTTGATTTCTACCATCTATATCTAGTCTACTTGGCAAATCTTGGACAATGATCTTAGAGGGTAGTCGATTGTCTTTGatacctttctaacttggttaaGTAGCCTGTCACCCTTAACCATTTGATTCGTTTGTATGTCCCAGAGACATACCAGGAAGGAGTACAAGCTCTCATAGGTTGGGGCAGAAGAACCATCCTCTACAACACCGATAATGACCATAATTAGGGTTTGATAGACCGGTTTATGGTATCTGCATAAATTGTATATGATTCTTAGTGAGAGTTGaatgtttcttttctctttaaTATTGTTGTCctttagtttattgtatatatgtgtgttgttTTGGGAACATTTCTTTGGTCTACTGTGATGGCACTTGGTGAAAATGTCACACCCTGAGCCTACatcctagacgtggccggcacttgaaatcattgttggtcccaagcgAATCCTTTGGTTTAGCTAACTtactcagtggaagactcaactcatgaaaaacATAACTCAAGTGGACATTTATAAAACATCCCCATCaatctttaaataataattcaaagtacTCCAATGAAAATATAACTCAACGttataactcaataataaaaatcatattttaaaacagACTCTGAGAGACTCATACCAACTTCACTTTACTCGAACTATAAAGCCCTAACTGTCTACTAAGAAGGTGCTGAGACAAGCTCACatctacctcaaaagaactaataaaataaaaaaaactgatAACGAAGGGGCTCCTCTAaacaaagaggtctcaccaaaagctagagaagatagatcctcaacgatgcCCATGTcgatgatctctaacacttgcATCTGCATCATAAACTAATGTAGgtcaaatgacatcagtacatagaatgtacggtatgtaaaatggctgaaagaAAACATACTCATGAATACTCAAAAGAATCAATACTAAAGTAACTCGACTCAAGATAAAGGATGCAACATGAAAATAGGATGATGCTTTACAAAATACAATATATAATACAActtagtataaaataatataaacttATGGGGAGTTTCTCTGACtgacaacaatcacttatgagttactatcacgacccaagctagagCCTAGGAGTGACACGATAACTAGAATTTTGAGGGaccctaaccaagcctcttagcatatcatttatgagcatacataaggtaagtaaaaaaataaaagccaAAACATAAAATGCAGAAataagtctcaacatgaaaagTCTCAATAAAGGAGAACAAGTCTCAAACTcgaatgaaagacaacatagactctatgaaatccaacatacttctactaactagatgggggcataagacaaactcctagctcatccatgacaacataagaaaGTAATAAAGACATAAGGAGAATAAAATTTCACTCCTcaaaacatgagaactcaccacaatAAAAGTACAAGTTCAACTTTACTCACGAATAAGAGGTGTGTGATGATCGTCTGtctctacattatgatacaatgtaggcaaaaatatgcattagtaaatGGAATACACTAAAtgtgtgagaagtatgcatgaacaatgaatataggacataatcaatatgaatcatgagatacatgaccaatatcttaaaacatgagaaaaACAATCATGAAAATCTtaaaacatatcatcatatgatcaatgcatcaaaacatcaccatgagaactttataccttttcataaACCTTGATatggataggacctttaaccgacatataagactatgcgagctataacatggaatctgatgtactcccacatcgagaaggaagAGGCTACTTTGTCAAGGTGGACTCTGTGATGGTACTTTTTCTAACTTTgtgctatatgtgaatccactagctaccACATATTGTCAGTTtgaacctacgtgggcaacgtagttagggactaaaggtttctaCTAAGAGTTTCTTAGGTAGATCAAAGGCTACTAGGCTGAACcctaccttaaagtcctctcggcgcttagtcattatcccaacacATAGTCATTATATTattaggaaagaaaataaaaatatcaatcctcatcataaaaaaattataagagtagctcattaatatgattgattcataagaatccatgagttggtaaGAATGTTCTTTCATCTCTATAACATGATTGTGCGAGAACTACCTTGTCACACCATAAATTCTTTCTTAAAATATCCTTTaaatatcattcataatctttcatgagtcattcatgaGCTTTGATAAgcattcataaaacattcattgaaattcatgatcatgattcattaaaaacatactttaaactagcatatagcatgggtctTTGAAATTcgtcttgaaatcatgcaatatgatgtgaattatccATATTTagactaataataataaaatacatcataattaagaagaccgaatgcaaattcatgaaactagggcttttagaaaaagaattcataagggcttttagaaaaagaattcataagagattttgaaagaaaacttgGGACTCCGTGGGTGTAAgggcccatggatgaattcccacataccttggtttTTAGAAACCCTAATTTTGCTCTTGATTTGAGACTTGACTTGATTTCTCTTGAAATTAGCTTGAGGGAGAAGAAAGCTCTTGAGAGAAGACTTTAGAGAGACACTACAAAAAATGCATTTATTACTACCAAATTTATTCTAGCTAAATATAAACTTTTCATTGGCTAAACACTTTAGCTACATTATTTCTTTTCGTAGCAAGATGTAGCGCGGCTAAAGgtgttatatcccatatttttATACGAAGGATTATTCGTGAACTAATCGACATAAGTCCGAGGACAAGATTATTTTTGGATATGAGACAAGGACttttaattctaattttaataattgTGCGGTTTGCTAATTAATAACAGTTAGTAGGAATACTAGTGGAGATTTGGGATAAATTTACCATGATTGAATTATTAAGTGAgaattagtaattaattagtttaattaGACCACTAAGTGGGCCCCATAAAATGTGGTTGAATTTGATTGGCTCATGGAATATTAATGGGACACATGTCaagggctggacacatgtcaatcAAATAGGCAGCATATATAAACCAAGATTACTAAGGGCTCATTTCTTATCTTCAACATTTCAAGAAATATAGAGATAGAGAAAGATGAAGCTTTGTCCATGACTAACCATGGAAGGTCTCAAGTTTTGTGATTAGAAAATTAATATTACAAGGTAATTCAACCCTTTAGAAGGTCCATAGCAACATGGGATTGATCTAGGGGCAGCAAGATTGAATTAATTGAAGTCattaatgttacaccccatacttttgtaccttgaaagacttttgtatcttgagaggtttttgagtttcttggaaggttctcaagcttcttaagtttttatttaagcttcttaaatttcttgaaaggatcgtaagcttcgtataagttgtcatgtgagcAAGATAATCTatgacgctatcaaacaactctaaggaagggagaatatggcACCCCATAGAAGGGAAGATTGAAAATGTGATTATGAGAAtctagaaggaattggaggccaaataatgagtcgtaggactcgacttacttatgtaagctaccaatttgaaaatcctacatacttaatctacttgagtacataccaaggttacgtagtaaggattacgtaggttcgtaaagtaagacgagattatgaacccaagaggaggaaaagaaagcaacatgtggcagcccatgagagagtgccatatggcagcatgagggatttccacatggcagcagctacAGCAAGGGAGTGGtcccccacatgccacgtggaagcccctaAGTGGAGGGGGTGATGCGTTGgccctataagggcttgacacgtgtcaccacttaggggttgacatgtgtcaccccttaaggtggcctatatatagatGTTTTGAAGACTTTtaagtcatccttatcctttaagtttctttttatccaaaaataattcaagaaaagtctagaagaaaagagaagagaaacttgagctagagagaagagagagcttcagttttggaggagaaaaaaaggtaagtctctgATTTTGTTCTGGAAATTAATTACCTAGGGTGCACCATTAttttatgaaggtgttattaatgaaaatatatggtTTGGAGCTGCCCAAAATGTtatcaaacagccacgaagttttaggcGTGCTAAAGGAACTTTTAAGGcaaattttggcgagtttcggataaggtaaggctttctctttcaaattgatgtttatgatattgttatagggtatattacatatcttaaatGAGTATGGAAGTGAAataattgcataaggatgcttgacgttagaaacaaactaaattgatgtCGCTAgcgttaaatcaaagtcgagtagtgagttgtcattgtggtgctgtgggtgcagctggttgggttgcatgtTGTAGGGCTTCAAAGTTTTTTAACAAGGGTGTAGGTGCT
Proteins encoded in this window:
- the LOC129876115 gene encoding uncharacterized protein LOC129876115 isoform X1 translates to MACISVQCLVTALQLLPTLAILLSHFRSVESSIHIYDRDLFREVGNAYLVSGGSEGFASSRFIPPPRRPFRSTAHDGLSYIRFENITFWRSKAAADQHPTMSYNSGLVQIIIFEAADRDNIGGSPYGGQRSICCTADLAKLEGCKQGEVIRTPSVTDATWPMVLNVNFRGKQLLVQLKKKEVYIKKTGMYNLFFISCDPKLKGMKVSGRTVWKNPDGYLPGRMSPLMKFYAIMTVAYILLAASWCLQYVRHRQDVLPLQYCITGVIALGLLEMIFWYFDYAYFNNTGARPVGLTTWVVSIGATRKTVSRLLILSISMGYGVVRPTLGGLTTKVLLLGITYFVASILLNSSEYVGTINDIAGRARILLVLPDALLDAFLILWIFTSLSKTLEQLQAKRSSVKLDIYRQFSNALAITVIASVAWIGYEVYFKATDPFNERWQGSWIITAFWDILAFGLLCVICYLWAPSQTSQRYAYSDARGEDEDEENESLCKETSQGDIGLIKMDRKEGSDSSDAEDDTQEGKRE
- the LOC129876115 gene encoding uncharacterized protein C26H5.07c isoform X2 → MACISVQCLVTALQLLPTLAILLSHFRSVESSIHIYDRDLFREVGNAYLVSGGSEGFASSRFIPPPRRPFRSTAHDGLSYIRFENITFWRSKAAADQHPTMSYNSGLVQIIIFEAADRDNIGGSPYGGQRSICCTADLAKLEGCKQGEVIRTPSVTDATWPMVLNVNFRGKQLLVQLKKKEVYIKKTGMYNLFFISCDPKLKGMKVSGRTVWKNPDGYLPGRMSPLMKFYAIMTVAYILLAASWCLQYVRHRQDVLPLQYCITGVIALGLLEMIFWYFDYAYFNNTGARPVGLTTWVVSIGATRKTVSRLLILSISMGYGVVRPTLGGLTTKVLLLGITYFVASILLNSSEYVGTINDIAGRARILLVLPDALLDAFLILWIFTSLSKTLEQLQAKRSSVKLDIYRQFSNALAITVIASVAWIGYEICIL